The proteins below are encoded in one region of Balaenoptera acutorostrata chromosome 11, mBalAcu1.1, whole genome shotgun sequence:
- the AICDA gene encoding single-stranded DNA cytosine deaminase → MDSLLMKQRKFLYHFKNVRWAKGRHETYLCYVVKRRDSATSFSLDFGHLRNKAGCHVELLFLRYISDWDLDPGRCYRVTWFTSWSPCYDCARHVADFLRGYPNLSLRIFTARLYFCDKNRKAEPEGLRRLHRAGVQIAIMTFKDYFYCWNTFVENHERTFKAWEGLHENSVRLSRQLRRILLPLYEVDDLRDAFRTLGL, encoded by the exons ATGGACAG CCTCCTGATGAAGCAGAGGAAGTTTCTTTACCACTTCAAAAACGTGCGCTGGGCTAAGGGCCGCCATGAAACCTACTTGTGCTACGTGGTGAAGCGGCGGGATAGCGCCACCTCCTTCTCACTGGACTTTGGGCACCTTCGAAACAAG gcGGGATGCCACGTGGAACTGCTCTTCCTCCGCTACATCTCCGACTGGGACCTGGACCCCGGGCGGTGCTACCGTGTCACCTGGTTCACGTCTTGGAGCCCCTGCTACGACTGTGCGCGGCACGTTGCCGACTTCCTGAGAGGGTACCCCAATCTGAGTCTGAGGATCTTCACAGCGCGCCTCTACTTCTGCGACAAGAACCGCAAGGCGGAGCCCGAGGGGCTGCGGCGGCTGCACCGCGCTGGGGTCCAAATCGCCATCATGACCTTCAAAG attatttttattgctggAATACTTTTGTGGAAAATCATGAAAGAACTTTCAAAGCCTGGGAGGGGTTGCATGAAAATTCGGTTCGTCTGTCCAGACAGCTTCGACGCATCCTTTTG CCCCTATATGAGGTTGATGACTTACGAGATGCATTTCGTACTTTGGGACTTTGA
- the MFAP5 gene encoding microfibrillar-associated protein 5 isoform X1, producing the protein MLLLGPKVVLFLIALIIPSDWTPLGVSSQRGDDVTPVTPETFTEDPNLVNDPATDETVLADIKPPTDDLASPDKNTTTECRDEKFACTRLYSVHRPVKQCIHQLCFTSLRRMYIINNEVCSRLVCKEHEVMKDELCRQMAGLPPRRLRRSSYFRLPPCDDVNLQRPSGL; encoded by the exons ATGCTGCTTTTGGGACCCAAAGTGGTGCTGTTTCTCATTGCACTCATCATTCCCTCTG ACTGGACACCCCTAGGGGTCAGCAGCCAAAGAGGAG ATGATGTGACTCCAGTGACTCCAGAGACATTCACAGAAGATCCTA ATCTGGTGAATGATCCTGCTACAGATGAAACAG TTCTGGCTGATATCAAGCCTCCCACAGATGACCTGG CCTCGCCCGATAAAAATACCACCACAG AGTGCCGGGATGAGAAATTTGCCTGCACAAGACTCTACTCTGTGCATCGGCCAGTGAAGCAATGCATCCATCAATTATGCTTTACCAG TTTACGGCGTATGTACATCATCAACAATGAGGTCTGCTCCCGTCTTGTCTGTAAAGAGCATGAAGTCATGAAAG ATGAACTGTGCCGTCAGATGGCTGGTCTACCCCCAAGGCGACTCCGTCGCTCCAGCTATTTCCGCCTTCCTCCCTGTGATGATGTGAACTTGCAGAGACCCAGTGGTCTGTGA
- the MFAP5 gene encoding microfibrillar-associated protein 5 isoform X4 produces MLLLGPKVVLFLIALIIPSDLVNDPATDETVLADIKPPTDDLASPDKNTTTECRDEKFACTRLYSVHRPVKQCIHQLCFTSLRRMYIINNEVCSRLVCKEHEVMKDELCRQMAGLPPRRLRRSSYFRLPPCDDVNLQRPSGL; encoded by the exons ATGCTGCTTTTGGGACCCAAAGTGGTGCTGTTTCTCATTGCACTCATCATTCCCTCTG ATCTGGTGAATGATCCTGCTACAGATGAAACAG TTCTGGCTGATATCAAGCCTCCCACAGATGACCTGG CCTCGCCCGATAAAAATACCACCACAG AGTGCCGGGATGAGAAATTTGCCTGCACAAGACTCTACTCTGTGCATCGGCCAGTGAAGCAATGCATCCATCAATTATGCTTTACCAG TTTACGGCGTATGTACATCATCAACAATGAGGTCTGCTCCCGTCTTGTCTGTAAAGAGCATGAAGTCATGAAAG ATGAACTGTGCCGTCAGATGGCTGGTCTACCCCCAAGGCGACTCCGTCGCTCCAGCTATTTCCGCCTTCCTCCCTGTGATGATGTGAACTTGCAGAGACCCAGTGGTCTGTGA
- the MFAP5 gene encoding microfibrillar-associated protein 5 isoform X3, translated as MLLLGPKVVLFLIALIIPSDWTPLGVSSQRGDLVNDPATDETVLADIKPPTDDLASPDKNTTTECRDEKFACTRLYSVHRPVKQCIHQLCFTSLRRMYIINNEVCSRLVCKEHEVMKDELCRQMAGLPPRRLRRSSYFRLPPCDDVNLQRPSGL; from the exons ATGCTGCTTTTGGGACCCAAAGTGGTGCTGTTTCTCATTGCACTCATCATTCCCTCTG ACTGGACACCCCTAGGGGTCAGCAGCCAAAGAGGAG ATCTGGTGAATGATCCTGCTACAGATGAAACAG TTCTGGCTGATATCAAGCCTCCCACAGATGACCTGG CCTCGCCCGATAAAAATACCACCACAG AGTGCCGGGATGAGAAATTTGCCTGCACAAGACTCTACTCTGTGCATCGGCCAGTGAAGCAATGCATCCATCAATTATGCTTTACCAG TTTACGGCGTATGTACATCATCAACAATGAGGTCTGCTCCCGTCTTGTCTGTAAAGAGCATGAAGTCATGAAAG ATGAACTGTGCCGTCAGATGGCTGGTCTACCCCCAAGGCGACTCCGTCGCTCCAGCTATTTCCGCCTTCCTCCCTGTGATGATGTGAACTTGCAGAGACCCAGTGGTCTGTGA
- the MFAP5 gene encoding microfibrillar-associated protein 5 isoform X2, with product MLLLGPKVVLFLIALIIPSDDVTPVTPETFTEDPNLVNDPATDETVLADIKPPTDDLASPDKNTTTECRDEKFACTRLYSVHRPVKQCIHQLCFTSLRRMYIINNEVCSRLVCKEHEVMKDELCRQMAGLPPRRLRRSSYFRLPPCDDVNLQRPSGL from the exons ATGCTGCTTTTGGGACCCAAAGTGGTGCTGTTTCTCATTGCACTCATCATTCCCTCTG ATGATGTGACTCCAGTGACTCCAGAGACATTCACAGAAGATCCTA ATCTGGTGAATGATCCTGCTACAGATGAAACAG TTCTGGCTGATATCAAGCCTCCCACAGATGACCTGG CCTCGCCCGATAAAAATACCACCACAG AGTGCCGGGATGAGAAATTTGCCTGCACAAGACTCTACTCTGTGCATCGGCCAGTGAAGCAATGCATCCATCAATTATGCTTTACCAG TTTACGGCGTATGTACATCATCAACAATGAGGTCTGCTCCCGTCTTGTCTGTAAAGAGCATGAAGTCATGAAAG ATGAACTGTGCCGTCAGATGGCTGGTCTACCCCCAAGGCGACTCCGTCGCTCCAGCTATTTCCGCCTTCCTCCCTGTGATGATGTGAACTTGCAGAGACCCAGTGGTCTGTGA